The window CCTCCTATTACTTTAAATACTTGGGAAACTATTTCTATTTCTGAAATTGGTTGGAATGAAGATCACTTACAGCCGTTATTAGATTTTTTAGAAGAAAAAAACACGAAAGGTTTTATCATGCTTTACAACGGAAGAATTGTTGTAGAAGAATACATGAATAATCACACATCGACATCTAGTTGGTATTGGGCCAGCGCAGGAAAAACGTTAACCACTACACTAACAGGAATAGCTCAAGACGAAGGATTACTCAATATAAATGATAGAGTATCCGATTATTTAGGAACTGGTTGGACAAGTGCTCCTTTAGACAAAGAGAATCTAATTACTTGCAAAAACCTATTATCTATGAACTCTGGATTAGACGATAGTTTAGGCGATAACGTTGCACCAGAAAACCTACAATATGTTGCAGATGCCGGACAAAGATGGGCCTATCATAATGTGTATGTAAAAATGCAAGAAGTAGTTGCACAAGCGAGTAACCAAACGTGGTCAAGTTATTTTAATAACAAATTAAAAGACAGAATTGGCATGTCTGGAAGCTGGATTCCTTTAGGCGATTTAAGTGTCTATTGGAGTACCACCAGAAGCATGGCGCGTTTTGGTTTGTTGATTTCGGCTAACGGGAAATGGGAAAACACGCCAATTGTATCTCCAAATTATCTTAACCAAGCTACAAACACTTCACAAAGTATAAATGAAGCTTATGGTTACTTGTGGTGGCTAAACGGAAAAACAAGTTACCATTTACCAGGAACACAAATAGAATTTCCAGGATCATTAATTCCGAATGCGCCAAACGACATGTATGCGGCTTTAGGAAAAAATGACCAAAAGATTTATGTAGTACCTAGTAAGAAACTAGTGGTTATTAGAATGGGAGAAGCGGCAGATAACTCTAACTTTGCGCTTTCTACTTTTGATAATGCGCTTTGGGAAAAGATAAACGCTCTTACCAATTAACAGCCATAAATCTTCCGTTTTTTTTATTTAGATGCAATCTCTATATTAGCGTCTGAAAAATCTTATACATATTTTATAAAAAAAAATATTTTATTATTTACAATCTCGTTATTTATATTAGGTTGCTCTAGTAGCGATGATTCTGGAAGCGGAGACAATGAAGATCCAATTACCATATGTGAAAAAGCAATTGACATATTTGAAAATTATACAACTGAAAACTCTATTGCAATAAATTGGAATACGGAAAACACTGATGAAACAACTCCAAGTTCATGGTTTTTGGAAATTGGAGAGCAAGGTTTCACACCCGGAACAGGCTCTACTTATAATACTTCTTCTGACTATTTTGAGTTTCAAAATTTAAATCCGCAAACAAATTATAATATATATATTCAGTCTAAATGTGGTACTTCCGATTTTGGTACTGTTGTAGGACCTACAACTATTACAACTCAGAGTTCATGTACAACACCTGAAAACTTACATATTGGAGGAGTAAGCACCTGTGAATTTACTGTTAATTGGAGTGGTGTTAATGAAACAGCTTGGGAAGTTGAATATGGAGAATCTGGTTTTTCTTTAGGTACTGGAACCGTAATTAATACATCGGATACGTATTTTACGCTTACCGATAATATATTACCAAATACGACTTATGAAGTATATGTAAGAGCTAATTGTGGTTCTGCCGGTTATAGTAATTATACAAATGCTTTAGTAATTACAACAGAAACGATGACTTCTCTAGATGCTACCTTTTTAGAAGGAGATTATTTAATAGAATCTATAACGGATGGTGCATTTACCGCAGGTGGACAAGGTCCTATAGTAGGAGAACAATATGTTTACATTACTGCAGGCAGTAATAATGGAAGATATTTCAATTTCACCTATTACCCAGACGCTTTTCTAAATGACACTTATTTTGAATTTCAATTAACCAATTCTGGATTAGTAGAAGTAGGAATAAATGATACTTTATCTTATTCTTGTGATCAAGGAGCAACAACCAGTATTATACTAGGCCCTTCTAACCAAGACCAACCTTATAATGTTTGTGATGATTCGGTATTAGAATTCACATTCTTTGAGCTATACCATGGTACTGGAGGTTGTGGAGCTTCAGATTTACCTATAACCATTAGGCTTACAAAACAATAAAAAGACGTTCTTTTATAATAAAAAAGCCTTAAGAAATTCTTAAGGCTTTTTTTATATGTGGATATTTATTTTTATTTGAAGAATGAATCTACAAATTCGAATTTATTAAATACTTGAAGATCTTCAATACCTTCTCCTACTCCGATATATTTTACAGGAATTTGAAATTGATCACTAATACCAATAACCACTCCTCCTTTTGCCGTACCGTCTAATTTGGTTACTGCTAAACTAGTTACCTCTGTAGCGGCTGTAAACTGTTTTGCTTGCTCAAAAGCATTCTGACCTGTAGAACCATCTAAAACTAAAAGCACATCATGTGGCGCATCTCCTACTACCTTTTGCATGACACGTTTTACTTTAGTAAGCTCGTTCATCAAGTTTATCTTGTTGTGTAAACGCCCAGCAGTATCAATAATAATAACATCTGCATTTTGTTTTACTCCAGATTCTAAAGCATCAAAAGCTACAGAAGCTGGATCACTTCCCATTTCTTGACGTATCATTGGCACATCAACGCGATCTGCCCAAACTTGTAATTGATCTATTGCTGCTGCTCTAAAAGTATCTGCTGCTCCAAGCACTACATTAAGTCCTTGCTTTTTAAATTGATAAGCTAATTTACCAATGG is drawn from Lacinutrix sp. WUR7 and contains these coding sequences:
- a CDS encoding fibronectin type III domain-containing protein, giving the protein MEIGEQGFTPGTGSTYNTSSDYFEFQNLNPQTNYNIYIQSKCGTSDFGTVVGPTTITTQSSCTTPENLHIGGVSTCEFTVNWSGVNETAWEVEYGESGFSLGTGTVINTSDTYFTLTDNILPNTTYEVYVRANCGSAGYSNYTNALVITTETMTSLDATFLEGDYLIESITDGAFTAGGQGPIVGEQYVYITAGSNNGRYFNFTYYPDAFLNDTYFEFQLTNSGLVEVGINDTLSYSCDQGATTSIILGPSNQDQPYNVCDDSVLEFTFFELYHGTGGCGASDLPITIRLTKQ
- a CDS encoding serine hydrolase — protein: MKTNAYVLLFAIGILFSCATSDEVKAEDNNNNTATYFPPITLNTWETISISEIGWNEDHLQPLLDFLEEKNTKGFIMLYNGRIVVEEYMNNHTSTSSWYWASAGKTLTTTLTGIAQDEGLLNINDRVSDYLGTGWTSAPLDKENLITCKNLLSMNSGLDDSLGDNVAPENLQYVADAGQRWAYHNVYVKMQEVVAQASNQTWSSYFNNKLKDRIGMSGSWIPLGDLSVYWSTTRSMARFGLLISANGKWENTPIVSPNYLNQATNTSQSINEAYGYLWWLNGKTSYHLPGTQIEFPGSLIPNAPNDMYAALGKNDQKIYVVPSKKLVVIRMGEAADNSNFALSTFDNALWEKINALTN
- the ftsY gene encoding signal recognition particle-docking protein FtsY — its product is MSFFKKIFSSDKKETLDKGLEKSSTNFLGKLSKAVAGKSKVDDAVLDNLEEVLVSSDVGVNTTLKVITRIEERVAKDKYLGTDELNKILREEIAALLSETNTGEETEYTIPKLPKQADGSKTPYVLMVVGVNGVGKTTTIGKLAYQFKKQGLNVVLGAADTFRAAAIDQLQVWADRVDVPMIRQEMGSDPASVAFDALESGVKQNADVIIIDTAGRLHNKINLMNELTKVKRVMQKVVGDAPHDVLLVLDGSTGQNAFEQAKQFTAATEVTSLAVTKLDGTAKGGVVIGISDQFQIPVKYIGVGEGIEDLQVFNKFEFVDSFFK